The proteins below are encoded in one region of Alistipes communis:
- a CDS encoding SGNH/GDSL hydrolase family protein, translating to MKREEIKKPDYTAGIRHTTVGSDRHDVRRENFRNKTVRTAKRRSGLIGRLFACSATLALALGACTDDAPVEQPKSGGVDLTCIVESDLTAALGSSTDNRHPWESGDRIGVYAVSSAPTLNAEASVTTNDGTSSIAFHVNRAETGDKLHAYFPYTKDNSSNDAKNVALSIAAVQSQSEAGAFDIANLPMVSYPQRLDAESLSEIPALQMHVLGGILRAKVFADGQYGDEKVQSIAFADENTPMAGAFKLDLTGLSDEASLIVTGLASRTAKTQLSIPYAVPSSQASAKDIYMILAPGTYDGTLSVTTEKAVYTQPFQCEMKRNACYDASINLSTAARESIDGWNGEGTAEAPYQVATAEDLQRLIALCNSDGGEYAEFADKHYLQIADIDMAQIAIQPIGLSEQSPFRGVYDGGGHTIGNFTLTNCESGACGLFGYLDGATVKDIHLEECEYSASGLHAGGVAGVAKQSVIRGCTFEGSLVGTAETEFDGYAVSDVGGIIGYALDSEIAGCTLKGSIRALTQIGGMAGYTSGTKISDCTVDAAATIDAETHFLGGIVGRARHNSTIENCTVGGKASAYNGNYVGGIAGHLTSGKISGCTIAASASLSSKGDHTGGIVGALQANEENADDGSNMTAVVEDCETDIMVFGADNVGGIAGYQGTATAEHTSIVRNCTSRESVTGYGYNTGGISGSITSYGDSFIENCQAYGDVSSSLHQVGGIVGYIVSKGETAVDGCIAYGNCRGQHSVGGICGYAKCNDAACIVDIVNSIYAGREVEATGNNGSNGYTLATGLVGWLQVGTGKAHIVNCASRVQTVKTVGKAGGYPSANNTLSGILGFQNGSPTAAELYGLYSTIGRNGFLTDGEPSTSIYCGGIYAKIHSGSYTITSLKHCYFDPSTQAGPGISNLTKADAATVKAYGEMSTLLADLNAAVAAYEGTCGRTLKNWTLDADGYPVIEGMTTLLPVSKTKRISVIGDSISTFRGFVPSGYSCHYPTSDHDLTSVSQTYWYRLAHDLMSDARIERNISFSGTAVARTTDPAYASQAWYGNDFCARFIAQGGVGQPDIVLIHGGTNDYAHNVDPLAPGLPIQSAEAPSEAALAELFAAADAAATRAEIEALDDTTFCTAYIKLLRLLKERYPDVKIVCIIGDYLSTGIERSTLAIARHYGARCVDLYAVNGFNDQTYMPKHDYNPATGKGCHPSSEAMKFIADKIYAELGSWLEE from the coding sequence AAAAGCGGAGGCGTTGACCTGACCTGCATCGTCGAATCCGACCTGACGGCGGCTCTCGGATCGTCGACGGACAACAGACACCCGTGGGAAAGCGGCGACAGGATCGGAGTCTACGCCGTATCGTCGGCACCGACGCTCAATGCCGAAGCCTCCGTCACAACGAACGATGGCACAAGCTCGATCGCATTCCACGTCAATCGCGCCGAAACCGGCGACAAGCTCCATGCCTATTTTCCCTACACGAAAGACAATTCGTCCAACGATGCGAAAAACGTGGCGCTGTCGATCGCTGCCGTACAGTCGCAGTCCGAAGCCGGTGCATTCGACATCGCGAACCTGCCAATGGTCTCCTATCCGCAAAGACTCGACGCCGAGTCCCTCTCTGAGATACCCGCCCTGCAAATGCACGTGCTGGGAGGAATTCTGCGCGCAAAGGTCTTCGCAGACGGACAGTACGGAGACGAGAAGGTGCAATCGATCGCTTTCGCCGACGAGAATACGCCGATGGCCGGTGCGTTTAAACTGGATCTGACCGGGCTGAGTGACGAGGCGTCGCTGATCGTGACAGGACTCGCCTCCCGCACGGCAAAAACCCAGCTCTCCATTCCTTACGCCGTCCCGTCGTCGCAGGCGAGCGCCAAAGACATTTACATGATACTCGCTCCGGGCACCTACGACGGGACCCTCTCCGTAACCACCGAAAAAGCCGTGTACACGCAGCCGTTCCAATGCGAAATGAAACGTAACGCCTGCTACGATGCGAGCATAAACCTTTCGACCGCAGCCAGAGAATCCATCGACGGCTGGAACGGCGAAGGAACCGCCGAAGCCCCCTATCAGGTGGCGACGGCAGAAGACCTGCAACGACTGATCGCTCTTTGCAACAGCGACGGCGGCGAATACGCCGAATTCGCCGACAAACATTACCTCCAAATTGCCGACATCGACATGGCTCAGATCGCGATCCAACCGATCGGACTCAGCGAACAATCGCCGTTCCGGGGCGTTTACGACGGCGGAGGCCACACGATCGGCAATTTCACGCTGACAAACTGCGAATCCGGCGCCTGCGGTCTGTTCGGTTATCTGGACGGAGCGACCGTGAAGGACATCCATCTCGAAGAGTGCGAATACTCGGCTTCCGGACTCCATGCAGGCGGTGTGGCCGGCGTGGCGAAACAAAGCGTGATCCGCGGCTGCACGTTTGAAGGATCGCTCGTCGGAACGGCCGAAACGGAGTTCGACGGATATGCCGTCAGCGACGTCGGCGGTATCATCGGCTACGCGCTCGACTCCGAGATCGCAGGCTGCACGTTGAAAGGCTCTATTCGCGCGCTGACACAGATCGGCGGCATGGCCGGCTACACGAGCGGGACGAAGATATCGGACTGCACGGTCGACGCCGCGGCCACGATCGATGCCGAAACTCACTTCCTCGGCGGCATCGTCGGCCGCGCCCGTCACAATTCGACGATAGAGAACTGTACGGTGGGCGGCAAAGCGTCGGCCTACAACGGCAATTATGTCGGCGGAATCGCGGGACATCTCACTTCGGGCAAGATCTCCGGCTGCACGATCGCTGCCTCGGCCTCGCTCTCGTCGAAGGGCGATCACACGGGCGGCATCGTCGGGGCGCTGCAAGCCAACGAGGAAAACGCCGACGACGGAAGCAATATGACAGCCGTCGTCGAAGATTGCGAAACCGACATCATGGTATTCGGAGCCGATAACGTCGGCGGCATCGCCGGCTATCAGGGAACCGCCACAGCGGAGCACACATCGATCGTGCGGAACTGCACGTCGCGGGAATCCGTCACGGGATACGGCTACAATACAGGCGGTATATCCGGTTCGATCACCTCCTACGGCGACAGTTTCATCGAAAACTGCCAGGCCTACGGCGACGTCAGCTCCTCATTGCATCAGGTGGGCGGTATCGTGGGCTACATCGTATCGAAAGGCGAAACCGCCGTCGACGGCTGCATCGCCTACGGCAACTGCCGCGGACAGCACAGCGTGGGCGGTATTTGCGGATACGCCAAATGCAACGACGCGGCCTGCATCGTCGACATCGTCAACAGCATCTACGCCGGCCGCGAGGTCGAGGCGACGGGCAACAACGGTTCCAACGGCTATACGCTCGCAACCGGTCTGGTCGGCTGGCTGCAAGTCGGAACGGGCAAAGCCCACATCGTCAACTGCGCATCGCGCGTCCAAACCGTCAAGACCGTAGGCAAGGCAGGCGGTTATCCCTCGGCCAACAACACGCTGTCGGGTATCCTCGGTTTCCAGAACGGCTCGCCGACAGCCGCCGAACTCTACGGACTCTACTCGACCATCGGCAGGAACGGCTTCCTGACCGACGGCGAACCCTCGACCTCCATCTACTGCGGCGGCATCTACGCCAAAATCCACAGCGGCAGCTATACGATCACCTCACTCAAACATTGTTATTTCGACCCGAGCACGCAGGCCGGTCCGGGAATTTCGAATCTCACCAAGGCGGACGCAGCGACCGTCAAGGCCTACGGAGAGATGTCGACGCTGCTGGCCGACCTCAATGCCGCTGTCGCCGCTTACGAGGGCACTTGCGGCCGCACACTGAAAAACTGGACGCTCGACGCCGACGGATACCCCGTCATCGAAGGCATGACCACCCTGCTGCCCGTGAGCAAGACCAAGCGCATCAGCGTTATAGGCGACTCGATTTCGACCTTCCGAGGTTTCGTACCGTCGGGTTATTCATGCCACTATCCGACCTCGGACCACGATCTGACCTCCGTGTCGCAAACCTACTGGTACCGGCTGGCCCACGACCTGATGTCCGACGCCCGCATCGAGCGCAACATCTCCTTCTCCGGCACGGCCGTCGCCCGCACGACCGATCCGGCCTACGCTTCCCAGGCATGGTACGGCAACGACTTCTGCGCCCGCTTCATCGCACAGGGCGGCGTGGGGCAGCCCGACATCGTGCTCATCCACGGCGGCACGAACGACTACGCGCACAACGTCGACCCGCTCGCTCCGGGCCTTCCGATCCAAAGCGCCGAGGCACCGTCGGAGGCGGCGCTGGCCGAATTGTTCGCCGCAGCCGACGCGGCCGCGACGCGCGCCGAGATCGAAGCGCTCGACGACACGACCTTCTGCACGGCCTACATCAAACTGCTTCGCTTGCTGAAAGAGCGTTATCCCGACGTCAAGATCGTCTGCATCATCGGCGACTACCTCTCGACGGGCATCGAACGCTCGACGCTCGCCATCGCCCGCCACTACGGCGCCCGCTGCGTCGACCTCTACGCCGTGAACGGCTTCAACGACCAGACCTACATGCCCAAGCACGACTACAACCCCGCCACGGGCAAGGGGTGCCACCCGAGCTCCGAAGCGATGAAGTTCATCGCCGACAAGATCTACGCCGAGCTGGGCAGCTGGCTCGAGGAGTGA